A stretch of alpha proteobacterium HIMB59 DNA encodes these proteins:
- a CDS encoding spermidine/putrescine ABC transporter, ATP-binding subunit (PFAM: ABC transporter; TOBE domain~TIGRFAM: spermidine/putrescine ABC transporter, ATP-binding subunit) — MSESFLKIESVSKSFGNTKALDNVSLDINRSELFSLLGSSGCGKSTLLRIIAGFEKPDSGRIYLDGEDITSLPPYLRPLNIMFQNYALFPHLNVKKNIEFGLKEENLENNEIDRRVKEITALLELTGLENRKITEISGGQQQRVALARCLVKKPKLLLLDEPLAALDKKLRVQTQFELVNLQYKLGITFIIVTHDQEEAMSLSDRMAIMKEGNILQVGNPVEVYEKPSDKYVANFIGTANLFHLDKINEKTLIKELNVEISDNSSQNKNLCLIRPEKIKIQKFENQNTQNQCLGVVKEVAYLGSYTKYLIESNGFNFYAFMQNEEVAENLKIKWDDKVICTWSEDSIFFFDD, encoded by the coding sequence ATGTCAGAGTCCTTTCTAAAAATAGAAAGTGTGTCCAAGAGTTTTGGAAATACAAAAGCTTTGGATAACGTTAGCTTAGATATCAACAGGTCAGAACTTTTTAGTCTTTTAGGATCATCTGGCTGCGGAAAATCTACATTATTAAGAATAATAGCCGGTTTTGAAAAGCCTGATAGTGGTAGAATTTACTTAGATGGAGAGGATATAACATCCTTACCTCCTTATTTGAGACCACTTAATATAATGTTCCAAAATTATGCTCTATTCCCACATTTAAATGTCAAAAAAAATATTGAGTTTGGCCTTAAAGAGGAAAATTTAGAAAATAATGAAATTGATCGTAGGGTCAAAGAGATAACTGCCTTACTAGAATTAACAGGATTAGAGAATAGAAAAATTACTGAGATCTCTGGAGGCCAACAACAAAGAGTTGCATTAGCTCGCTGTCTTGTAAAAAAGCCTAAGCTTTTGTTACTTGATGAACCTTTGGCTGCTTTAGATAAAAAATTAAGAGTCCAAACTCAGTTTGAGCTAGTAAATCTTCAATATAAATTAGGTATTACTTTCATAATTGTTACCCATGACCAAGAGGAGGCAATGTCCCTTTCTGATAGAATGGCTATTATGAAGGAAGGAAATATACTTCAGGTAGGTAATCCAGTTGAAGTATATGAAAAGCCATCTGATAAATACGTTGCTAATTTTATTGGGACGGCAAATTTATTTCATTTAGATAAAATTAATGAAAAAACACTTATTAAAGAACTGAATGTTGAAATCTCTGATAACTCCTCTCAAAATAAAAACTTATGCTTAATAAGACCCGAGAAGATAAAAATTCAAAAATTTGAAAATCAAAATACTCAAAATCAATGTTTGGGTGTAGTTAAAGAGGTAGCTTATCTTGGCAGTTATACAAAGTATTTAATTGAGTCTAATGGATTTAATTTTTATGCATTTATGCAAAATGAAGAAGTAGCAGAAAATTTAAAAATTAAATGGGATGACAAGGTCATATGTACGTGGAGCGAAGACTCTATTTTTTTCTTTGATGACTAA
- a CDS encoding extracellular solute-binding protein (PFAM: Bacterial extracellular solute-binding protein): protein MKKILSIIFLLALPLSSNAEELFIYNWSDYIAEDTIANFEEETGIDVTYDVFDSNEVLEAKLLAGGSGYDLVVPSGSFMENQIKAGVFQKLDKSKLSNLSNLDPSVLEKTDAHDPGGEYSVNYMYGTTGIGYNVAAVEERGGDVESWDIIFNPDEISKYADCGVAMLDAPSEVVEIALNYLGYDPNTENTKANEEALELLKQIRPYIKYFDSSQYIDDLANGEICLAVGWSGDVFIAAYEEIEEVWYSIPNEGTVIWFDMMGIPADAKNVDNAHKFIDYILRPEVVAEITNYVWYSNPNLVANTTEGLIDPEILEDPAIYPTEETLLKLFADTADSPQKSRISSRVFNSFKAAQ from the coding sequence ATGAAAAAAATTTTATCAATTATCTTTCTTTTGGCGTTACCTTTGAGTTCTAACGCTGAAGAGCTTTTTATTTATAACTGGTCTGACTATATAGCAGAAGACACTATTGCTAATTTTGAAGAAGAGACCGGTATTGACGTAACTTATGATGTCTTCGACTCTAATGAGGTATTAGAAGCGAAGCTTTTAGCAGGTGGAAGTGGATATGACTTGGTTGTTCCTTCAGGTTCGTTTATGGAAAACCAAATTAAAGCAGGTGTTTTTCAAAAGTTAGATAAAAGTAAACTCTCTAACTTATCCAACCTTGATCCTAGTGTTTTAGAAAAAACTGATGCCCATGATCCTGGTGGAGAATATTCTGTAAATTATATGTACGGAACTACCGGTATCGGATACAATGTGGCTGCCGTGGAAGAGAGAGGCGGAGATGTTGAGTCATGGGATATTATTTTTAACCCAGATGAAATATCTAAATATGCTGATTGTGGTGTTGCCATGCTTGATGCACCAAGTGAAGTAGTTGAAATAGCATTAAATTATCTTGGTTATGATCCAAATACTGAAAACACAAAAGCAAATGAAGAAGCTTTAGAGCTTTTAAAACAAATCAGACCTTACATTAAATATTTTGATTCATCTCAATATATTGATGATTTGGCAAATGGTGAAATTTGTTTAGCTGTTGGTTGGTCAGGGGATGTTTTCATTGCTGCCTATGAAGAAATAGAAGAAGTATGGTATTCAATTCCTAATGAAGGAACTGTCATTTGGTTTGATATGATGGGCATTCCTGCAGATGCTAAGAATGTAGATAATGCTCATAAATTTATTGACTATATTTTAAGACCAGAGGTAGTTGCAGAAATCACAAACTATGTTTGGTATTCAAATCCAAATTTAGTTGCTAACACAACTGAGGGTTTAATTGATCCCGAAATATTAGAGGATCCAGCTATTTACCCTACAGAGGAGACTTTACTTAAGCTATTTGCAGACACCGCTGACTCTCCACAAAAATCTAGAATTTCTTCTAGAGTCTTCAATAGCTTTAAAGCAGCTCAATAA